Below is a genomic region from Nymphalis io chromosome 16, ilAglIoxx1.1, whole genome shotgun sequence.
tgttagaaaaaatattaaagaattatttgaacgAATGCACTTAGAAAAGTCGAAAAATAGATTTGGCATCGATAAAAGCATTGCTTATATTTAGGTAAGTGAATAGAAGGCCATTCTGTAGATGTGGATTCGATtctattcttaaaattatacaGACCAGTCATAAAGGAAAATTCATTCGAGAtgttaaattatcttaaaagtATCTACGTTTATAGTAACGCAATCATTGTTTCAAATATGGATATAAATAGTAAGTCCAATCAGTCTGTTACGAATAAATGTATTCAatgattaaaactttatatagcGTGGGAAGATGGTAACAAGACTCACGAGTGACAAATCAGTGCCACGTAATGTATCTGTCTACGTTCGTAAAGTCTTCGCGAAAGGGAAATTGGCAACTTTTGTGATGTCAACAAGCATTGGTGACTAAAATTCTTGTAATTACCTAAGCTTTGTTTAGAATTAAGAACTAAAAACTTAAAGTGACAACCATTTTAGAGACAAATGCACCATAAGACATCGCTAGTCATTATAAAGATTCGAATATGAAAAATCCTAGTTAAAAAGCGAAAAATGGTAGGAAtaaaaagttgaaaataaagCCTACTAATAAGTATTTCCTACTGTATTGAACCACAATTCAGTAGGAAATACGTACTACAGGTACATATTTTCCTAAGGGCGATCATACCTAAACgcatacaatttattaagaatttttttactaattttttagtgatgtgaattttatttttttgataaaagatTGAGATagtaactaaaaaatataaagcaatattataattttagagtAAGTACatgttttatcttattttattttaaagatataaatatccGTATGTAGTcagtttcaattttttattaaatttaaataaaaccttggAATATTAATCGTACTGTTCAAAGTAGTGAGTAGTGTATCGACATCTAAAATAGTATCATTTTTTAGTTGTTTcctttaaaaaagataaaatacaaacaaaatataaaacatttatgctCTCACATTTTACTAgaaaaataacaagttatttgaTTTGTGTTATGTCCAATGAGTAGAATGctatcaataaataagtaaaattttatttctacgAAAAATATACGCTAACATTTAACCGTATCAGACAAATACGTCACgtatttcaatacaaaatacTCTCATTTAAAGGATCTTTTACGAATttagcataaatatataaatatttaaaaagcatttaaatatcaatttgcaAAGATTAAGTACATCTGCCATTATAATCAACACTAACTTCGCAATGAGTCAGCGACTCAGCGGCGGTACGCACGTGCGCTAGtttgtttacaaaattgtaatctGTAACATTTTAAGAAGTGTAACACATGATTTATGTCTTACTGGTCTTGTGTAACAACTGCCAAGGCCAGTTGCATTCATCCTTCGTATACTGTAACCGActaaaagattatatttaaataattttaataaaatgtttgtgaagttttgttttacatttttttatcaattttataaaaaaacattgtggTAGACAATCAGAGGCGTAAACCTTTTACAATATTAGCAATAAAGTATTTGAAGTAAATGTAGAATTGTCACACTTATACCAATAGTATAAGTGGTATCCGTAGCAGTgcggtggaataaactccaaacctactcctccTCTTTTTAGGGAtgattaactaaaaaaaagatTGCGATATATTTTCCAGTATATACCTAGGAGTTGCCAAATGTTTTAGAAtccaaaatataaagaaattcaaCTATATATTTccctaaatttaataaagaataaatatatatttgtaataataagatttttttttctttattattattaaattccaaACCAAAGTTGGCACAAAGctgtacctatttatttatcatacttATATgttacaagccgagatggcccagtggtaagaacgcgtgaatcttaaccgatgatcgtgggttcaaacccgggcaagcaccactgaattttcatgtgcttaatttgtgattataattcatctcgtgctttacggtgaaggaaaacatcgtgaggaaacctgcatgtgtctaatttcactgaaattctgccacatgtgaattctaccaacccgcattggagcagcgtggtggaataagctccaaaccttctcatcaaaaagaggagaggaggcctttagcccagcagtgggacattcgcaggctgttacggtatatgtTACAATATGTgctataagaatataaataagatttatacgtaataatatttattttgttacattttctgATCAACATTTACACGACAATAACAACGGACAAATACATATAGTATTTTCACATTGTTAACGTTTTGAAAAAATGACCTGAAGTATCTTATATCAGTCTTAATAACTCTTGCGACTGCTACCTCGACTGACTAGAACTTTGACTGTAAGGGCAAATGTTACAACCTTAATAATGTAGAAATAGTAAGAGGAGTCTCTTTACTAAAGCGTACTTctaacgaaaaaataaaaatcacgaTATAACCTTCAGTACATCAACATAAATAGAGCAAGAGAGTTATGtcttaatcatattatatttgttattgggTACGGTAAGAATTTGTTTACacaaacttaaattttataacacataACTCACATGAACGcacaagatttatttatttccgaCAATATATACAGGTATACtgcgatataaaaatattacgtaatgCTTCATTTTTCCGATTTAACATAATAACTAGTTTTATacgtacatttaaaataaaatttatgcttttatcataattattacaacAGAATGAATAtgagaatattaatttttcaacaaGGTACTTCCACCATAATAAACAGAtaacaatatgtttatatttttaatagcataAGTAATCGACAAAAATCTCCAAGTGTTGGTACACTAAGCTAGTAAAATCTTAGAGCGCTCCTACACCCTCTATGAAATGACATGAACATAATCTATCTTATGCATAGTCTTGAAGGTTTTTTTATGCATAATTCTAtagatctaaataaaaaaaaaatactaaagcaTATAAAAGATGCGTATTAATATTTGTACCTTATGTAAgaatcactttaaatattttcaaaggaATATGGCCTTTAACCAATATTACTCAAAGTATCATATAATACTGTGAGTAATATTGGTTAGACAACAATATTAATGCTGCATAACCCGTTTATACGTTTGATTAGTTTTAGTTCTCTCGTATTTCAAACCGTAACCGTAAAAAAATGCCGGCCTATGCTTCAACCTCACAAAACATCTGAGATCAAAGAATGATATATCTCCGTGATTTgacatttttatcttaaaaatactCATACTGTTGTAGACAAATAAGTTTTGATTGTAAGTTTTACCGGAGTCACGCAAACTACTACTAATCCGATtgatatatagtatagtttCATAGTATCATGAATTTGTAGTAGCAAGATAGACGTAgcctacataatatattaattcatatacGGTATACTTTTATTATGCCAACGGAGTTGGAGGAAAATTGTTAGTTCAAGCGCTTTCTTAACGAAAGCTGCCAAAACtatgaaagaaaaaagaaaacgtGGTATGCatcatttgcaaaaaaaaatcaatcattcatcctcttatatatatattatagatagtggaataaaataaacgatgACTTCAGTtagatttacttttattaaactttatcaaaataaatgacatattcTTTTCCGTAACTAATTTGAAAAATTGCCTTATACAATTCGCCATTTGAGCTAGTACTTGAAGATACATGACATAAAAAAGACGTGTTGCATGTGGTATAGATATCGCGACTCTAAGCTCATTccactttataaaaatatttgtataataaatttaaatagaaccTCATTGAACTTGTGCGTAGTCAGTACCGGTAGCTAGTagtatattaaacaattttcgGCAATCGTTTTTGTTCAACAGCGTTATTTTACATAAGATCATTGTGGCTGTTAAATATGTACTTATCAATAAATGAGAGCGATTCATTGGAGCGATACGCCCAGGCCACACCTATCGCTATCCAAATTGCGTTACCGATTTCCGATCTTTATTCCGTGACTCTTTACTATGAGTACACTATTAGTTTCTATTTCATGTCACTGAGCAGTCactatttgaattaatttacttaaatatcatttgtataaatcataaaatatttcagaaagcCGTTCGTCGTGCGGCGGAGGCGGTGGGTCGGAGGGCTCTGAGGGTCGCGCGTCGTGGCGTGTGACGCTGGACCACGACCTAGTAGAGACTTTGAGTGCGATATATCCCGAGTGGTTCAAGCAGCCCCGACGTGCCCCCGAACGTAGTCGTGCGGCTTCGCCCTCCCACTCTCCCGCCTCGCCGCGAACCCCCTCAACGTCCCCTGAAGACGACACCTTCAGGTATCTTATATTTTGAACATTAATAAGGACTCTTATTTTAACACATTATGTAGTCTAACAACctcgtaaaaatgtaaaatcttgtttagtttaaatattttcaatttatcgaCTGTTGTTTGTTTATGATGTGTGGttttaaacaatgaaaaaaattatggtGACAAATTCAGCATTaatgattatttgtaatattaattaataaatgtattaatattagtaaattggTTTAGTTCGGGTGCAGAGGAGATGGCCGGTCGACAAGCGAGTTGTAGCGGCACGAGCGAGCCGCCGAGCTCGCCGCCGCGAGTCTCACCCCCCAAGGTCGTCGTGGACGATAGCCCGCTGCAGCCGGCCATGGGCAAGCATAAGGAATGTAAGTATCGCGCATTAGCGAGAGAGACCGCTAAGACCACTCGCATTGGGTGCTTCATGGTCACCAACGATTAATGTGTATGCATatacaactttaaataaaatacataatatgaaaaaagacaaacaagtattttttaatttaagtatagaCTTCGTCAGTAGTGGATTAGGCATTGGGTTTTAagctattacataaaaaattaatttttttactggttTTATATTACGTAATGATTTTTTATGCATAGCTTTAAACGATCCCCGTATAAACACCATTAAATGTCGAATATAAATTGCATTCAGTATCCgggaaaaaaagtaaaatttgctCATAAAATAGCGTAGCTGCTTATCTTCATGCAGCATTTATCAAGTTTTCTGCGATATACGCATCAGAATGCGGCGCGCAACGTTCACATCCGGCCATACTTGCGTCTCCGCCTGTCTGCGCGTGCATCGCCAATAAACAAGCCGTCTCTCCGTCGGTACCATCTCGTACACATTGAACTATATATTACGGCTCACGTAACATAATCAAATGACTGAATTGACACCGtagtcttttaatatattttctttatcttaataatttttttatcaaaggcgataaaaatatttatgacgtACATTATGACTCCCGAAAAATATAGTAGCTAACGACAtcgttaagttttaaaataatatattgcaatgGCTGTCCacgtcattttatatataaaaaatagtggCAGAATGCTTAGGTTCGAAAGactgaaatattttcataagtGAATGCTCAAGGAAATCGAAGCGAATGTTAACGCCCAGTAACCCACAATATTCGGCCCACTGGTAGTGAATGTTTCGTCTGTAATACGGTCGCGGCATAACACTAGTTTCCTTGTgcagtgtttatttatattggcaCTTTGCCAACGATGTCCGCCCGTCTCTCTGCTCTTTGCTCGTCTACAGCAAACAAGAATATAGTTCTGTATGCGCCCACGCCCATTTGCCatctatatcaatattatcGTAATGTATCGATCGACGTATCGACGTCCACATTACTTTGCATGTTACGTCAAAGTTCGTCACCTGGATCTGGACCGTCATAGCTCTTATTCATTCTTTCGGTTAGCTATTAAACacttatgatataataaatgcgGTGGCCAACGATACCGCGGTCGGGGCCATATTTTTGCTTGTACttacgtataaaatttaaatatttcaattaatataaacaggaaaaacaatttatataaagcgTCAATAATATTGAGGAAAAGTCTACATAATTGAATAAGATTAATGAACTTAACTATATTTcgtatcatttaattttgttttgtctttCAGCGTTAAAAGTTAAGTTGATGATGCGGCGTCCGATCAACCAGTTGGTGGCCCAAGGGATTATGCCACGTAAGTGTTCAAGTTCTTGATTTATCAACAATATGGTAATAAAAAGTACTGTAACAGAACAATTACTAATCAACTAATCATGTAAATGACGAGTCTTGGTTAGGCGCCCAAACGCCTGCGCAGCTACGCTCTCGTCGCAGCTTGCGCGTGGGCGAAGGAATTTTATTTACGGGCTTAAATGCCGCGGCTAATGAGATTTTCTAACCGATTGGCAAAGAAATCaacatttttgttgttataaagtACGAGAAAATTAAAGCTAATTATTgaaatgtctaaaatattttaatccgtAATCTTACTTACAGCTTTAAAAACGCCACCAGcgtattttaaacaaagaatgCAGTTGGAAAGAGCAAAAACGGGAGATTTGTTAAAAGCTAAGATTCAGAGTCGACCGGATCGTCAAGAATTGGAAAGGAGACATATATTAGAACaggttaatgtttatttaatataactaaataaataatattattatataaatcataaaatataaaacattaatcgaTACATTTATTTTCAGGAAAGCCATGTAGATCCAAGTTTGGCGGAGAAGCAAAGAATGCTTAAAAAGGCGCGTTTGGCAGATCAACTGAATGATCAATTGTCGCATCGACCCGGTCCACTTGaactcataaaaaaaaatatactacatacaGAAGAAAACATTGAAACTGCTGTAAAAAGCGGAATTCTAGCTTTTAAAGCCACAAGCGAAGGATCCTCCGGTCGGCCTCAGCATCCATCTTCGTATTGCGGGCCTTCAGAGGAGGTATCGCCTTCGCCGTCGCCGCCCTCGACACTTTCGCCAGTCAGTAGTACATCTTCTTCTCAGCATCCTGCACCCGGCAAAGATCCGACGAAACGTAAGAAGACAAAACAGAATAAGCAGCTAAAATCCCGTTTTAAATTTCACGAGTACAAAGGGCCGCCGAACGCCCAGAAGGCGTCGTCGCCTCCGGGCTCAGTGGAGACACCGTACAAGTTGCTCCTCCAACAGCAACAGCTGCTGCTGCAGTTGACGCTGCCCTCGTCGCCGGCACCGTCGCCGGCCGCGTCCGACTCGTCCGACGCGCTgggcgcgccgccgccgccgccgctgcCGCCCGCGGCCGCCTCTCTGCCCACCATCTCATTGGCTCGCTTCGAGGACATGAAGGTGTCGGACCTGCGCGCAGAGTGCAAGAGGCGCAACCTTCGCGTATCCGGACCCAAGCCGCAGTTGATCGATCGCTTGCGTCCTTACCTCTTAGAGATGCAAGAGGAGGCGCCTAGGTCACCGGTGTCCGTCGCGTCGCCGGAATCGAAGGCTGAATCCGAGCCTTCCGAGGATATAGTGCAATCGCAACGCCGACTTATAGAGGAGCTCGAGCGCCAACTCGAAGAGTCTAGGCAACAGCTCGAGGCGGTTAGAAGGGAAGCCACCGGCGCGGCCGCTAGTGATCAGAGACGAAGGCTCATTCAGGCGCACTTGTGCGTCACGCAGTTACGAGCGAAACTCGATGCATTACAACAGCACCCCGCACCGCCACCGCCTCCGCCGCGTTACGTTATTGCGGCTTCCGACGCCGCACCTGAACGATTTCTTCGTCTGTTTACTGTCACTCCACCGACCGCCACGGGTGAGGTGAGCGCTGATGTTACCTCGTCGAAGTCAGGAAATTcggcatatattttaaatggtgTAAAAGTTGTCCCGATTGCTATTCTTCCGACAACACACTACGAGCCCGAGCATAGTATTCCCGTGCCTcctccgccgccgccgccgccgccaccGTTGCCGCCGGTATCGCATGCTGTGGTCGCCACTTCTATACACGATAGTGCCGAAGATAGTCAGATTATGGATGACGTCCTTGAAATACTTGTAGAAAATGGAGAGCTTCCGGCTTCGGCAGTCGGAGAAGTAACTCCGAACCGATCACTCGATACCGGCTACCTCACTGCTGGTTCTAGTGAATTCACACCAACCGATGTACTTAGTGATGAAATACTTGGAGATTCTCACGTTCGCGACTCGCTCGCAGCCGACGAGTTGCAGAGAGAACTTAATGACATcgaaaatgaaattatgaatcATGCGGATTTAAATTCGGTTACCAGTCGATGTGACGTCGATCACACCGTTACCGACATCGATTCGGATTTGAATGTCGATCTATTAGCAAATAGCGAATTTAATGCTAATTTCTGTAATTCGGATTCGACGTCTGACAATCATGACGACTTCTTCGGTAGATTACTAGCCGGGGATACTCACGTCGCCATGGACATCGACGACGACGTACCCGAGAGAATGAGCATGACCGCGCTCACAAATGGAGACATCTTAGATCATACACGAACTGGCTTTGAAGATATGAACGATTTATCATTACCATCTTTACAAAACGAGGACACGCATCACCATTCCTTCGATGAGCGGTCTTGCGAGTTTGACTTCAAAGATTTCGATCTAAATTCAAATATGAACGTCGACAGCGATACGTACGACTATATGAACCATGAGCTAATTCCGAATCTGTTCAGACGGGGCCACATGCCGCAGTGCGACCCGGTGCTGGGCGGCGTGCCGGCCCGTCCGGCGCCGCGACCGGCGCTCAAGCACTACTCGTGGGACAAGATCGAGTTTGACGCTACCTGACCCGTGCTCGCCTGTTTATCGCATTGAAGTGGCGCTCTCTAACGATACATAAACTATGATCTCTTAATACACCATAATGTCGTAAGTCAGAGGAATCTTCGTctacatgattttttttcaagttttcgTACTCCCAATATCGCCAATGAACTCTCGGCGGTTAGtgtttagtttaaaaaagtAGAATTATTGAAAAGCTACTGGGTAGCGATTAACGTAAAAAACGCTAGTCTCGTGCAGTGACACGTTCTTCCAGGATGGTGACTTAGTAAGGACTAGACATAAACTTAGgcttattttcataaaacacaTAGTGTTTGCAGTGATGAGAGAACTGGACGTTATAATATTTGGTACTTAATATACGATTGTTTGTATTGCTAgtggttaaattatattaagtgatttgtgttttatttattagtgaGTGTTAAGCGTCAGTCACCAACACGTGTGCAGTGACATTCTTGGCTcacatatttatgataaatcCATTTATTTACTGAGGCATAtctacttatgtatataatgaaagtttaataataatactcaacATAGTTGTGGATAACTGCATTCCGCCCGATGACTAAAACTTAGGggaaaaaaattatcataaggGATATTATGTGTCCTTAGAGATGGTTCATCATTAAAATcatttgacttttatttttcaacacaatgacgtttatgtatttaaactaTCTCTTTTGCATGTTTTACTAATTTCCCAAATCAGTAAATGACATTCCAGTCTTGTTGAATTGCAAATTGTTATACTTACGATCTCTCGGGCTTACAAAGAATTCATAATAACTGTTAAATGAGAGAGCAAAATGCATATTCACAAGTCATCGTCATGGGTGGGACCAGCTCGGGAACAATATTAGATATGAATCATTTAGTTAATATAGGGAGCCGGCTCCACACATACAAAATCATATGCAAGCATTCCTAAttcattgtttataaattatacctaCAACTTCCACTTATTGTTTAAGTTTAGACCCTTCATAAGTTAGTGTTGTTTAAATGATTCAATAAAATGTTCTTTTcctaatttgtttaatatttattataatctaaaaaaattattataaatattgtatgaacGTAACATTCTTGAAAAAGTATCATTCCAGTGTATTGTCTAAAGCTTAGGATAGGTGCAcctttatctataataattattcttaaacAATATAAGGAATGTTTGCATAGGATTtcgttgtattatttatttgtaaacccTCATTAGAGTACCTTcgtattttatttcgatttcgTTCAGATATAATAATTAGGCTTTCGTGTAATTGCGTTCATTTTAGTTTTGTTCCGAATCAAAATTATTCGTGAATCGGAATTAAATATGCCattatttgcatttatattttttaataataaaaaaccgaTTACGACAACGAATATGGCTTTGCTGCCTCAATGTGCCAATGTTTaatagtttgaaatttaaaaagaatattttccatgtatgtagtttatttttaataatgttaggTTTCTTTCGCCAGTGGTGTGAATGTATGTTGGTGGGTAATATGTGATAGtactttaagaaataatataattttaaagtacattCACATATGGTATGGTGCTATATTTGtaagttattgtatttaaaacttatatgaTTTAAAGTCAATATTAATTTGAGCCATTCAAAGTTAacagaacaataataataattaaagaaaacttaTAACTTAACATTGTAACGAAAacgaaactttggaagtaacAGATAGtcattcaaatgtttttattgctttactaaaattaagtaatattccATAATCTaagtgaattaataataattttaataaaaatatttgttaaatttaattgctCATCAAAATTGTACCTAtccatttaacaaaatattattcttataaggAAAATGTTTGAAACACGATCTAACTTTCGTTAATTAAGTGTGTTTGGTTTATAAGTTTTGGAGggt
It encodes:
- the LOC126774169 gene encoding uncharacterized protein LOC126774169 isoform X1 — translated: MPVRHRELGDELAPPEPKRCRHCDESRSSCGGGGGSEGSEGRASWRVTLDHDLVETLSAIYPEWFKQPRRAPERSRAASPSHSPASPRTPSTSPEDDTFSSGAEEMAGRQASCSGTSEPPSSPPRVSPPKVVVDDSPLQPAMGKHKESLKVKLMMRRPINQLVAQGIMPPLKTPPAYFKQRMQLERAKTGDLLKAKIQSRPDRQELERRHILEQESHVDPSLAEKQRMLKKARLADQLNDQLSHRPGPLELIKKNILHTEENIETAVKSGILAFKATSEGSSGRPQHPSSYCGPSEEVSPSPSPPSTLSPVSSTSSSQHPAPGKDPTKRKKTKQNKQLKSRFKFHEYKGPPNAQKASSPPGSVETPYKLLLQQQQLLLQLTLPSSPAPSPAASDSSDALGAPPPPPLPPAAASLPTISLARFEDMKVSDLRAECKRRNLRVSGPKPQLIDRLRPYLLEMQEEAPRSPVSVASPESKAESEPSEDIVQSQRRLIEELERQLEESRQQLEAVRREATGAAASDQRRRLIQAHLCVTQLRAKLDALQQHPAPPPPPPRYVIAASDAAPERFLRLFTVTPPTATGEVSADVTSSKSGNSAYILNGVKVVPIAILPTTHYEPEHSIPVPPPPPPPPPPLPPVSHAVVATSIHDSAEDSQIMDDVLEILVENGELPASAVGEVTPNRSLDTGYLTAGSSEFTPTDVLSDEILGDSHVRDSLAADELQRELNDIENEIMNHADLNSVTSRCDVDHTVTDIDSDLNVDLLANSEFNANFCNSDSTSDNHDDFFGRLLAGDTHVAMDIDDDVPERMSMTALTNGDILDHTRTGFEDMNDLSLPSLQNEDTHHHSFDERSCEFDFKDFDLNSNMNVDSDTYDYMNHELIPNLFRRGHMPQCDPVLGGVPARPAPRPALKHYSWDKIEFDAT
- the LOC126774169 gene encoding uncharacterized protein LOC126774169 isoform X3, coding for MKILKVSESRSSCGGGGGSEGSEGRASWRVTLDHDLVETLSAIYPEWFKQPRRAPERSRAASPSHSPASPRTPSTSPEDDTFSSGAEEMAGRQASCSGTSEPPSSPPRVSPPKVVVDDSPLQPAMGKHKESLKVKLMMRRPINQLVAQGIMPPLKTPPAYFKQRMQLERAKTGDLLKAKIQSRPDRQELERRHILEQESHVDPSLAEKQRMLKKARLADQLNDQLSHRPGPLELIKKNILHTEENIETAVKSGILAFKATSEGSSGRPQHPSSYCGPSEEVSPSPSPPSTLSPVSSTSSSQHPAPGKDPTKRKKTKQNKQLKSRFKFHEYKGPPNAQKASSPPGSVETPYKLLLQQQQLLLQLTLPSSPAPSPAASDSSDALGAPPPPPLPPAAASLPTISLARFEDMKVSDLRAECKRRNLRVSGPKPQLIDRLRPYLLEMQEEAPRSPVSVASPESKAESEPSEDIVQSQRRLIEELERQLEESRQQLEAVRREATGAAASDQRRRLIQAHLCVTQLRAKLDALQQHPAPPPPPPRYVIAASDAAPERFLRLFTVTPPTATGEVSADVTSSKSGNSAYILNGVKVVPIAILPTTHYEPEHSIPVPPPPPPPPPPLPPVSHAVVATSIHDSAEDSQIMDDVLEILVENGELPASAVGEVTPNRSLDTGYLTAGSSEFTPTDVLSDEILGDSHVRDSLAADELQRELNDIENEIMNHADLNSVTSRCDVDHTVTDIDSDLNVDLLANSEFNANFCNSDSTSDNHDDFFGRLLAGDTHVAMDIDDDVPERMSMTALTNGDILDHTRTGFEDMNDLSLPSLQNEDTHHHSFDERSCEFDFKDFDLNSNMNVDSDTYDYMNHELIPNLFRRGHMPQCDPVLGGVPARPAPRPALKHYSWDKIEFDAT
- the LOC126774169 gene encoding phosphatidylinositol 4,5-bisphosphate 5-phosphatase A isoform X4, which gives rise to MAGRQASCSGTSEPPSSPPRVSPPKVVVDDSPLQPAMGKHKESLKVKLMMRRPINQLVAQGIMPPLKTPPAYFKQRMQLERAKTGDLLKAKIQSRPDRQELERRHILEQESHVDPSLAEKQRMLKKARLADQLNDQLSHRPGPLELIKKNILHTEENIETAVKSGILAFKATSEGSSGRPQHPSSYCGPSEEVSPSPSPPSTLSPVSSTSSSQHPAPGKDPTKRKKTKQNKQLKSRFKFHEYKGPPNAQKASSPPGSVETPYKLLLQQQQLLLQLTLPSSPAPSPAASDSSDALGAPPPPPLPPAAASLPTISLARFEDMKVSDLRAECKRRNLRVSGPKPQLIDRLRPYLLEMQEEAPRSPVSVASPESKAESEPSEDIVQSQRRLIEELERQLEESRQQLEAVRREATGAAASDQRRRLIQAHLCVTQLRAKLDALQQHPAPPPPPPRYVIAASDAAPERFLRLFTVTPPTATGEVSADVTSSKSGNSAYILNGVKVVPIAILPTTHYEPEHSIPVPPPPPPPPPPLPPVSHAVVATSIHDSAEDSQIMDDVLEILVENGELPASAVGEVTPNRSLDTGYLTAGSSEFTPTDVLSDEILGDSHVRDSLAADELQRELNDIENEIMNHADLNSVTSRCDVDHTVTDIDSDLNVDLLANSEFNANFCNSDSTSDNHDDFFGRLLAGDTHVAMDIDDDVPERMSMTALTNGDILDHTRTGFEDMNDLSLPSLQNEDTHHHSFDERSCEFDFKDFDLNSNMNVDSDTYDYMNHELIPNLFRRGHMPQCDPVLGGVPARPAPRPALKHYSWDKIEFDAT
- the LOC126774169 gene encoding uncharacterized protein LOC126774169 isoform X2, with protein sequence MLGNNRSAFTHKGIEMKILKVSESRSSCGGGGGSEGSEGRASWRVTLDHDLVETLSAIYPEWFKQPRRAPERSRAASPSHSPASPRTPSTSPEDDTFSSGAEEMAGRQASCSGTSEPPSSPPRVSPPKVVVDDSPLQPAMGKHKESLKVKLMMRRPINQLVAQGIMPPLKTPPAYFKQRMQLERAKTGDLLKAKIQSRPDRQELERRHILEQESHVDPSLAEKQRMLKKARLADQLNDQLSHRPGPLELIKKNILHTEENIETAVKSGILAFKATSEGSSGRPQHPSSYCGPSEEVSPSPSPPSTLSPVSSTSSSQHPAPGKDPTKRKKTKQNKQLKSRFKFHEYKGPPNAQKASSPPGSVETPYKLLLQQQQLLLQLTLPSSPAPSPAASDSSDALGAPPPPPLPPAAASLPTISLARFEDMKVSDLRAECKRRNLRVSGPKPQLIDRLRPYLLEMQEEAPRSPVSVASPESKAESEPSEDIVQSQRRLIEELERQLEESRQQLEAVRREATGAAASDQRRRLIQAHLCVTQLRAKLDALQQHPAPPPPPPRYVIAASDAAPERFLRLFTVTPPTATGEVSADVTSSKSGNSAYILNGVKVVPIAILPTTHYEPEHSIPVPPPPPPPPPPLPPVSHAVVATSIHDSAEDSQIMDDVLEILVENGELPASAVGEVTPNRSLDTGYLTAGSSEFTPTDVLSDEILGDSHVRDSLAADELQRELNDIENEIMNHADLNSVTSRCDVDHTVTDIDSDLNVDLLANSEFNANFCNSDSTSDNHDDFFGRLLAGDTHVAMDIDDDVPERMSMTALTNGDILDHTRTGFEDMNDLSLPSLQNEDTHHHSFDERSCEFDFKDFDLNSNMNVDSDTYDYMNHELIPNLFRRGHMPQCDPVLGGVPARPAPRPALKHYSWDKIEFDAT